A region of Halalkaliarchaeum desulfuricum DNA encodes the following proteins:
- a CDS encoding cation:proton antiporter, translating into MSAEITLAADVGIIIVVAAIGSLVAKQTGQPTIVAYILAGLLLGPAALGIVEVGALTETMAELGLAFLLFLLGIKMRFEDIQHVLRPIVAISLPQMALVSTAGFLTAYGLGFTVWESVLIGLAVMYSSTAVVIKMLKDKDTATSLHGKIDVGVLLVQDIVVVIILAVLAAGRPDSAAEIALTLFTVLALVAGIGIAAVAASRYLLPVIFRRIAGNRDVFFLIAISWGFLFVLFAQEFDLSIEMGAFLAGLSIAQLPYSKELQDRINPLTDLFILVFFVSVGLQLDAADLFAFWEEAVLASIVLIPVKFLVFFALIDWQDFDVETTFLGSVNMIQVSEFGLVVGAVAVAGGFIGEPVLGFLTLTALLTMSVSVYVIKYNQQLYDLVSPFLERLDSADDRDVERKQYRNHAVVVGYDDVTEPALPLLAQYYDDVVVVDRKPDHIEKLEAAGFETLFGDISQQTIRKSAELPYADFVLSSSVQPAVNRMLLQEVAEETTVVVKAERVSDARDLYDLGADYVVLSTHVAGGRLAEFLEAYYQDRNRFEEMLQTDVQRLRTFVSSDSPSAFGGETDD; encoded by the coding sequence ATGAGCGCCGAGATCACGCTGGCCGCGGACGTCGGAATCATCATCGTGGTGGCCGCGATCGGCAGTCTGGTGGCGAAACAGACGGGGCAGCCGACAATCGTCGCCTACATCCTGGCTGGGCTCCTGCTCGGCCCCGCGGCCCTCGGGATCGTCGAGGTCGGCGCGCTCACCGAAACGATGGCCGAACTCGGGCTGGCGTTTCTCCTGTTCCTTTTGGGCATCAAGATGCGGTTCGAGGACATCCAGCACGTTCTCCGCCCGATCGTCGCGATTTCCCTCCCGCAGATGGCCCTCGTTTCGACCGCGGGGTTTCTCACCGCCTACGGGCTGGGCTTTACCGTCTGGGAGTCCGTGCTGATCGGTCTGGCGGTGATGTACAGTTCGACCGCGGTCGTCATCAAGATGCTCAAGGACAAAGACACCGCAACCTCCCTGCACGGCAAAATCGACGTCGGCGTGTTGCTCGTCCAGGACATCGTCGTCGTGATCATTCTCGCGGTGCTCGCCGCGGGGCGACCCGACAGCGCGGCCGAGATCGCCCTGACGCTTTTCACGGTGCTTGCACTCGTCGCGGGGATCGGGATCGCCGCCGTCGCCGCGTCCAGATATCTCCTTCCAGTGATCTTCCGTCGGATCGCAGGGAACAGGGACGTCTTCTTCCTGATCGCGATCTCGTGGGGGTTCCTCTTCGTGCTGTTCGCCCAGGAGTTCGATCTCTCGATCGAGATGGGCGCGTTCCTCGCCGGACTCTCGATCGCGCAGTTGCCGTACAGCAAGGAGCTACAGGACCGGATCAATCCCCTGACGGACCTGTTCATCCTGGTGTTTTTCGTCTCGGTCGGCCTCCAGCTCGACGCGGCAGACCTCTTCGCCTTCTGGGAGGAGGCCGTCCTGGCATCGATCGTGCTGATCCCGGTCAAGTTCCTGGTGTTTTTCGCGCTCATCGACTGGCAGGATTTCGACGTCGAGACCACGTTCCTCGGCAGCGTCAACATGATACAGGTCAGCGAATTCGGGCTGGTCGTCGGTGCCGTCGCCGTCGCCGGAGGGTTCATCGGCGAACCGGTACTCGGCTTCCTGACGCTGACCGCCCTGTTGACGATGAGCGTCTCCGTCTATGTCATAAAGTACAATCAGCAACTGTACGATCTGGTGTCCCCGTTCCTCGAGCGCCTCGATAGCGCGGACGACCGCGATGTCGAACGCAAGCAGTACCGGAACCACGCTGTCGTCGTCGGGTACGACGACGTGACCGAACCCGCGTTGCCGCTGCTCGCACAGTATTACGACGACGTCGTCGTCGTGGATCGGAAGCCGGACCACATCGAGAAGCTCGAAGCAGCCGGGTTCGAAACCCTATTCGGGGACATCAGTCAACAGACAATCCGAAAGAGCGCCGAACTACCGTACGCGGATTTCGTGCTCTCCTCGTCCGTTCAGCCGGCCGTAAACAGAATGCTCCTCCAGGAGGTGGCCGAAGAAACGACCGTCGTCGTGAAAGCCGAGCGGGTTTCCGACGCCCGTGACCTGTACGATCTCGGGGCCGACTACGTCGTATTGAGTACACACGTCGCCGGCGGCCGACTCGCCGAGTTCCTGGAGGCATATTATCAGGACAGGAACCGCTTCGAAGAGATGCTCCAGACCGACGTCCAGCGCCTGCGAACGTTCGTGTCGTCCGATTCACCGTCCGCTTTCGGGGGTGAAACGGATGACTGA
- a CDS encoding transcription factor S → MQFCDECGSMMVSRDGRMACTNEDCGATADRDEGRAAEFVSTDEQQNDDVIETEEGSNFEGKPTDDDVTCDECGHGEAWYTIKQTASADEPPTRFFKCKECGHRWREYN, encoded by the coding sequence ATGCAGTTCTGTGACGAATGCGGATCGATGATGGTCTCTCGGGACGGCCGAATGGCGTGTACGAACGAGGATTGTGGCGCGACCGCCGATCGGGACGAGGGACGCGCCGCGGAGTTCGTCTCGACGGACGAACAGCAGAACGATGACGTAATCGAAACCGAAGAGGGGTCGAACTTCGAGGGGAAGCCGACCGACGACGACGTCACCTGTGACGAGTGTGGTCACGGCGAGGCGTGGTACACGATCAAACAGACCGCCTCCGCCGACGAGCCGCCGACGCGTTTTTTTAAATGCAAAGAGTGTGGTCACCGGTGGCGGGAGTACAACTGA
- a CDS encoding coiled-coil domain-containing protein → MSDTGESTSTPQLREDLDAWLADRVEGTDRTTDKELERIVAVYRFATAGAETEADDEELPDAESLARLPDRLDETREDLEREIEDVRERVIQVLEKTHDRAEKGHAHPELDDSIDDLAARLESLEESLTELEKSMAAEELGAEVDSLRTDLEATTDRLEGFEERLGGVGDHSEGIEGKLDTLASAIVRLRTRTDRLEVKAETEDRLDELRREANRTGSRTADCGQCGRSVTVALLSGPNCPHCEATFRGLDPSRGFFGSATLVAEDRPALEGETAPESDVDDESDDPTEGDHHE, encoded by the coding sequence ATGTCTGACACGGGAGAGAGTACGTCCACACCACAGCTCCGTGAGGATCTGGACGCGTGGCTGGCCGACCGCGTCGAGGGGACCGACAGAACGACCGACAAGGAACTCGAACGCATCGTCGCAGTCTATCGGTTTGCTACCGCCGGTGCGGAGACGGAAGCCGACGACGAAGAACTGCCAGACGCCGAGTCGCTCGCGCGTCTTCCGGACCGTCTCGACGAAACCCGGGAAGATCTCGAACGGGAGATCGAAGACGTTCGGGAGCGCGTGATTCAGGTTCTCGAAAAGACCCACGACCGCGCGGAGAAAGGTCACGCTCACCCGGAACTCGACGACTCGATCGACGACCTTGCGGCCCGGCTCGAATCACTCGAGGAGTCGCTTACTGAACTCGAGAAGTCGATGGCAGCCGAAGAGCTGGGTGCGGAGGTCGATTCGCTCCGGACGGATCTGGAGGCGACAACCGACCGTCTCGAGGGATTCGAGGAACGCCTCGGTGGCGTCGGCGATCACAGCGAGGGGATCGAAGGGAAACTCGACACGCTCGCGAGCGCCATCGTCAGACTTCGAACGCGGACCGACCGGCTGGAGGTGAAGGCCGAAACCGAAGACCGTCTGGACGAACTCAGGCGGGAGGCAAACCGAACGGGCAGCCGAACCGCCGACTGCGGACAGTGCGGTCGGTCGGTCACCGTCGCGCTGCTTTCGGGGCCCAACTGCCCCCACTGCGAGGCGACGTTCCGGGGGCTCGATCCGTCGCGGGGCTTTTTCGGATCGGCGACGCTCGTGGCTGAAGACCGGCCAGCACTGGAAGGAGAGACCGCCCCGGAATCGGACGTCGACGACGAATCCGACGATCCCACGGAGGGCGATCACCATGAGTGA
- a CDS encoding M28 family peptidase codes for MSDESAERPSTAGATGTYPSALLDALGRAWTDRTAWEFLTEITAIGSRMAGSSGERRAAEAVARGFRDAGVAEVTEETFELTGWTRGESTLELLSPRERPFETIALPYSPSGEVTGELVDVGYGTPGEIDDLDVTLEGQIAVASTTTPPGGRFIHRVEKFGYAIEQGAEAFVFANHVDGQLPPTGALTFGEEALAPAVGVSSETGTWLREYAVNTPGEAGQVRLAVEASTAPGTSRNIVGRLGPDTDGTLLLLAHYDAHDIAEGALDNGCGITTVVETARILSAVEDELSIGVRVAGVGCEEVGLLGAEELAERLDLTDVHGVINVDGAGRHRNLVAYSHGSEATAGAARAVSEATRQPIEIEPEPHPFSDQWPFVRRGVPALQLHSDSGERGRGWGHTHADTRDKVDDRNVREHAMLTALLAFELGERELPRLDDVELSEAFREADFEVGMRAAGLWPEKWE; via the coding sequence ATGTCAGACGAATCCGCCGAGCGACCGTCCACAGCGGGTGCGACGGGGACGTATCCTTCGGCGCTTCTCGACGCCCTCGGACGCGCGTGGACCGATCGGACAGCCTGGGAGTTTCTCACCGAGATCACCGCCATCGGGAGCCGAATGGCCGGCAGCTCCGGGGAACGACGGGCAGCCGAGGCGGTCGCCCGGGGGTTCCGGGACGCCGGCGTCGCCGAGGTGACCGAAGAGACGTTCGAGCTGACCGGCTGGACGCGAGGGGAGTCGACGCTGGAACTGCTGTCGCCACGCGAGCGCCCGTTCGAGACGATCGCGCTGCCGTACTCCCCGTCGGGCGAGGTGACCGGAGAACTCGTCGACGTGGGGTACGGCACGCCCGGTGAGATCGACGACCTCGACGTCACCCTCGAGGGACAGATCGCCGTCGCCTCGACGACGACCCCGCCGGGCGGGCGGTTCATCCACCGGGTCGAGAAGTTCGGCTACGCGATCGAGCAGGGTGCGGAGGCGTTCGTCTTCGCAAACCACGTGGATGGACAGCTGCCGCCGACGGGGGCGCTCACGTTCGGCGAGGAGGCCCTTGCTCCGGCGGTCGGCGTCAGCAGCGAAACCGGGACATGGCTCCGAGAGTACGCGGTCAACACTCCCGGCGAAGCGGGACAGGTTCGCCTCGCGGTGGAGGCGTCGACGGCGCCGGGGACGAGCCGAAACATCGTGGGTCGTCTCGGTCCGGACACCGACGGGACGCTGTTGTTGCTCGCCCACTACGATGCCCACGACATCGCCGAGGGGGCACTGGACAACGGTTGCGGAATCACGACCGTGGTCGAGACCGCCCGGATACTGTCGGCGGTCGAAGACGAGCTCTCGATCGGTGTCCGGGTTGCCGGCGTCGGCTGCGAGGAGGTCGGGCTCCTGGGCGCAGAGGAACTCGCTGAGCGGCTCGACCTGACTGACGTCCACGGCGTGATCAACGTTGACGGCGCGGGACGCCACCGGAACCTGGTGGCGTATTCCCACGGCTCGGAGGCGACGGCGGGGGCCGCGCGGGCGGTGTCGGAGGCGACCCGCCAGCCGATCGAAATCGAACCGGAACCGCATCCGTTCTCGGATCAGTGGCCGTTCGTCCGGCGGGGTGTGCCGGCGCTGCAGCTCCACAGCGACAGCGGCGAGCGCGGGCGGGGATGGGGCCACACCCACGCCGACACCCGGGACAAGGTGGACGACCGAAACGTGCGCGAACACGCCATGTTGACGGCGCTTCTGGCGTTCGAACTCGGCGAACGGGAGCTCCCGCGATTGGACGACGTCGAACTCTCGGAGGCGTTCCGTGAGGCCGACTTCGAGGTCGGCATGCGCGCGGCCGGGCTGTGGCCCGAAAAGTGGGAGTGA
- a CDS encoding cation:proton antiporter domain-containing protein, whose product MTELLTAVAIVFIVAGPFLLVANRLDIPAVPFLILAGIVAGVGVDEEITLELAQWGIALLVFSFGLQIQFDAVRVVLGDGEKVAIAQMLSVGLLGVVVGVLFGLPLEQAMYFGIVAAFSSTIVGTALLQRDIRKNLVRGRLAESMNFVQDIAAVLVVLVLGAGAFDADLIAMQVGYGVFLLLAAVFVNRILFDVLERLSKGSDEQLIVSVIALLVVFLGAAELSGISIVVGAFAAGIAVRYDPDEYFGVFDGLVSIRDFFVAIFFVTVGALVTVPTVEVFALAVGLGLLTAVVKPVVTTVFLIYSGYEARSATLTSLSLDQVSEFSLVIVIEALILGILLQSVFDAIIIAAAATMITSSLSRAYDEQIYRVLADWRLFEGRHEKIDERSSVPEDLTDHAIIVGYGRQGRTLVETCERLDIQYVVVENDPTRLEDLRSECDAYVFSDANEPYAWVKADVDEARIIVSTVNSPPVSEYLLRFANGTDLILRTDDVEFARDLLDRGAMYVCVDDTLASEQLIEYIERLEDGSLPQETLRKEQIASLSDLA is encoded by the coding sequence ATGACTGAACTCCTGACGGCCGTCGCGATCGTGTTCATCGTCGCCGGCCCGTTCCTCCTCGTGGCCAACCGGCTGGACATCCCTGCGGTCCCGTTCCTTATTCTCGCAGGGATCGTCGCCGGCGTCGGTGTCGACGAGGAGATCACGCTCGAGTTGGCCCAGTGGGGGATCGCGCTTCTGGTGTTTTCCTTCGGCCTCCAGATACAGTTCGACGCCGTTCGAGTCGTCCTTGGTGACGGCGAGAAAGTCGCGATAGCCCAGATGCTGTCCGTCGGTTTGCTGGGCGTTGTCGTCGGCGTCCTGTTCGGTCTCCCGCTCGAACAGGCGATGTATTTCGGGATCGTCGCGGCGTTCTCCTCGACGATCGTGGGTACGGCCCTGCTCCAGCGGGACATCCGAAAGAACCTGGTCCGTGGACGGCTGGCGGAGTCGATGAATTTCGTCCAGGACATCGCGGCAGTGCTCGTCGTCCTCGTGTTGGGTGCCGGCGCGTTCGACGCGGATCTGATCGCCATGCAGGTGGGCTACGGCGTGTTCTTGCTTTTGGCCGCGGTGTTCGTCAACCGGATCCTGTTCGACGTCCTCGAGCGGCTCTCGAAGGGGTCCGACGAACAGCTAATCGTCAGCGTGATCGCGCTGCTCGTGGTGTTTCTCGGTGCCGCGGAGCTGTCCGGCATCTCGATCGTCGTCGGCGCGTTCGCAGCCGGGATCGCCGTCCGGTACGATCCCGACGAGTACTTCGGCGTGTTCGACGGTCTCGTGTCGATCAGGGACTTCTTCGTCGCGATCTTCTTCGTCACGGTCGGCGCCCTCGTGACAGTTCCGACCGTCGAGGTGTTCGCTCTCGCGGTGGGACTCGGGCTGTTGACAGCCGTCGTCAAGCCCGTGGTGACAACCGTGTTCCTGATTTACAGCGGATACGAAGCACGATCGGCGACGCTGACCAGCCTCAGCCTCGATCAGGTCAGCGAGTTCTCGCTTGTCATCGTCATCGAGGCACTCATCCTCGGGATCCTCCTCCAGTCGGTGTTCGATGCGATCATCATCGCCGCCGCCGCGACGATGATCACCTCGAGCCTGAGCCGGGCGTACGACGAACAGATCTATCGTGTGCTCGCCGACTGGCGGCTATTCGAGGGACGCCATGAGAAGATCGACGAGCGGAGTTCGGTTCCCGAGGACCTCACCGATCACGCGATCATCGTCGGATACGGTCGACAGGGACGAACACTCGTCGAGACCTGCGAACGCCTCGACATCCAGTATGTCGTCGTGGAAAACGACCCCACCCGTCTAGAGGATCTCCGATCGGAGTGTGACGCGTACGTCTTCAGCGACGCGAACGAACCGTACGCGTGGGTAAAAGCAGACGTCGACGAGGCCCGGATCATCGTTTCGACGGTCAACTCGCCGCCGGTCTCCGAATACCTGTTGCGGTTCGCGAACGGAACCGACCTGATCCTCCGTACTGACGACGTCGAGTTCGCTCGGGATCTCCTCGATCGGGGTGCGATGTACGTCTGTGTCGACGACACGCTCGCATCCGAACAGCTGATCGAATATATCGAGCGGCTCGAAGACGGGTCACTACCCCAGGAGACGTTGCGGAAAGAGCAGATCGCATCGCTCAGTGACCTCGCGTAG
- a CDS encoding RAD55 family ATPase: protein MGSLPLGVGRLDRLLGGGAPSGSVVLLAEESGAGAREFLYTSAAMNALSHADPELFSLHYGDLDPDVSVPPEVHYISLTEGSESLRRDLEFTMTEEIVDAATDEIQFRDFSPEYFQLSPLPRDWYLGDATTIGDMGERGRREGLLSTLGEYLSDHATGNLVLLDSLTDLTTARSDEMERGWDDVIMLVRGIKKAAFHWDGLILLLVSEDAISDQQFGALMDAASGTLRFSWETGGSQRARTMVVREFRGVLSRLEEEDIVQFEVEIHEGGLDISDVRKIR from the coding sequence ATGGGGAGCTTACCGCTGGGCGTGGGACGACTCGACAGGCTTCTCGGCGGGGGGGCGCCGTCGGGAAGCGTCGTCCTGCTGGCCGAGGAGTCGGGTGCCGGCGCACGTGAGTTTCTGTACACGAGCGCAGCGATGAACGCACTGTCACACGCGGATCCGGAGCTGTTTTCGCTGCACTACGGCGACCTCGATCCGGACGTGTCGGTTCCGCCGGAAGTGCACTACATCTCGTTGACAGAGGGATCAGAGTCACTCCGCCGGGATCTGGAATTCACAATGACAGAGGAAATCGTCGACGCGGCCACAGACGAGATCCAGTTCCGAGACTTCTCCCCCGAGTACTTCCAGCTGTCGCCGCTGCCGCGGGACTGGTATCTCGGAGACGCCACGACGATCGGGGACATGGGAGAGCGCGGACGGCGGGAGGGGCTGCTCAGCACGCTGGGGGAGTATCTGAGCGATCACGCGACGGGGAACCTCGTCCTGCTCGACTCGTTGACCGACCTCACGACCGCGAGGAGCGACGAGATGGAACGTGGGTGGGACGACGTCATCATGCTCGTTCGGGGGATCAAGAAAGCCGCCTTTCATTGGGACGGACTGATACTGCTTTTGGTGAGCGAGGACGCGATCTCCGACCAACAGTTCGGCGCGCTGATGGACGCCGCGAGCGGAACGTTGCGGTTCTCCTGGGAGACGGGGGGATCCCAGCGGGCGAGAACGATGGTCGTCCGGGAGTTCCGGGGCGTCCTGTCGCGTCTCGAGGAGGAGGACATCGTGCAGTTCGAGGTGGAGATCCACGAGGGAGGACTCGACATCAGCGACGTGAGGAAGATCCGATGA
- a CDS encoding DUF5808 domain-containing protein produces MADKPESGEVFGVPYNFERPSLGRMLSAYWQPGKGMLVQKPFGIGYTLNLANWRSWIALGVIAVLLWHDRESRSDADTEEEQDDGPVEVIVDD; encoded by the coding sequence ATGGCAGATAAACCCGAATCCGGCGAGGTTTTCGGCGTCCCGTACAACTTCGAGCGACCGAGCCTCGGACGGATGCTCTCGGCGTACTGGCAGCCCGGCAAGGGGATGCTGGTCCAGAAGCCGTTCGGCATCGGCTACACGCTGAACCTCGCGAACTGGCGGTCCTGGATCGCGCTCGGCGTGATCGCGGTGTTGTTGTGGCACGACCGAGAATCCCGCAGCGACGCGGACACTGAAGAGGAGCAGGACGACGGACCGGTCGAGGTAATCGTCGACGACTGA